In Capsicum annuum cultivar UCD-10X-F1 chromosome 11, UCD10Xv1.1, whole genome shotgun sequence, one genomic interval encodes:
- the LOC124885299 gene encoding beta-adaptin-like protein C, whose protein sequence is MNMLLLGAKLTCQVHGGKLDPTLLDELFSNIATLSFVYNKPPKEFITRVKTTHKIEEEEYVDAGEQGYPDSPAPIAENDVLSPASTANARHPATRQPATPAALAFPDLLNLRLDNSNCAIVSTDQHATPADPPLPAVLLASSGQGLQISAQLVQRDGQGIAL, encoded by the exons ATGAATATGCTTCTTTTAGGTGCTAAATTGACTTGCCAAGTTCACGGGGGTAAACTTGATCCTACTCTTCTGGACGAACTTTTTTCCAATATTGCCACTTTATCCTTTGTCTATAATAAGCCTCCAAAAGAATTTATCACTCGTGTGAAAACTACTCATAAAATTGAGGAAGAAGAGTATGTCGATGCAGGTGAACAAGGTTATCCTGATTCTCCTGCTCCTATAGCAGAAAATGATGTGTTATCACCAGCTAGTACAGCTAATGCTCGGCATCCTGCAACAAGGCAACCAGCTACACCTGCAGCTCTTGCATTTCCTGATTTACTTAACCTTCGCTTGGATAATAGCAATTGTGCTATTGTGTCAACTGATCAGCATGCAACCCCTGCTGACCCTCCTTTACCCGCCGTATTGCTAGCCTCTAGTGGGCAAGGTTTACAAATTAGTGCCCAACTGGTGCAGAGAGACGGACAG GGAATTGCTTTATGA